The following coding sequences are from one Sesamum indicum cultivar Zhongzhi No. 13 linkage group LG11, S_indicum_v1.0, whole genome shotgun sequence window:
- the LOC105174511 gene encoding phosphatidylinositol:ceramide inositolphosphotransferase 1, with product MSLYIGREASKLWKRFCAEITTEINLLAENWKYILGGLIFQYIHGLAARGVHYLHRPGPTLQDVGFFLLPELGQDKAYISETVFTFIFLSFVLWTFHPFIFKSKKIYTVLIWCRVLAFLVACQFLRIITFYSTQLPGPNYHCREGSKLARLPRPDSALEVLLINFPRGVLYGCGDLIFSSHMIFSLVFVRTYHKYGTRSFVKQFAWLIVVIQSLLIVASRKHYTVDVVVAWYTVNLVVFFIDKKLPELPDRSNGAAALFLPLTKDNKTKEENHKQLNGNSGDSADWRPRTQINGKIMEEGNVVHVEAAINGV from the exons TTATGGAAGAGATTTTGTGCGGAGATCACAACAGAAATCAACCTTCTTGCAGAAAATTGGAAGTATATTTTAGGAGGTCTCATTTTTCAG TACATCCATGGGCTAGCAGCTCGAGGAGTTCATTATTTACATCGGCCAGGACCAACACTTCAGGATGTTggcttctttcttcttccg GAGCTTGGGCAAGACAAAGCCTACATTAGTGAAACCGTATTTACCTTCATTTTTCTGTCTTTTGTCTTG TGGACTTTCCATCCCTTCATATTCAAGAGCAAGAAGATCTACACAGTTCTCATATGGTGCAGGGTGTTGGCATTCTTAGTT GCTTGTCAATTTCTTCGGATTATTACTTTCTATTCTACTCAACTGCCTGGGCCAAACTATCATTGTCGAGAG GGCTCAAAGCTTGCCAGGCTGCCTCGTCCAGATAGTGCTTTGGAAGTTCTATTGATTAATT TTCCTCGAGGGGTGCTTTATGGCTGTGgtgatttgatattttcttctcaCATGATATTCTCGCTAGTCTTTGTACGGACGTATCATAAGTATGGCACTCGAAG TTTTGTGAAGCAGTTTGCTTGGTTAATTGTTGTAATTCAAAGCTTGTTGATTGTCGCATCCCGTAAGCACTACACAGTTGACGTCGTCGTGGCATG GTACACTGTTAATTTGGTTGTGTTCTTTATTGACAAAAAGTTGCCAG AACTGCCCGATCGGTCCAATGGTGCTGCAGCACTGTTCCTTCCCCTGACAAAGGACAACAAGACTAAGGAAGAGAATCACAAACAACTGAACGGGAATTCTGGTGATTCTGCTGACTGG AGGCCAAGAACTCAAATCAATGGCAAGATTATGGAAGAAGGAAATGTTGTGCATGTTGAAGCAGCCATTAACGGTGTGTAA